From the genome of Ignavibacteriales bacterium, one region includes:
- a CDS encoding catalase, which yields MKEKKRKLTTASGKPYTEHEDTMTVGARGPILLQDYIYHEKMAHFNRERIPERIVHAKGTGAFGTFTVTHDITKYTRAKLFSKIGNKCRMLARFSTVGGEKGSADSERDPRGFALKFYTEDGNWDLVGNNTPVFFIKDPKKFDDFIHTQKREPRTNLKSPTMMWDYWSLNPESLHQVIILMSDRGTPFSYRNMNGYGSHTYSMINKKNEKIWVKFHFKTLQGIKNFTGPEAELMRGKDPDHAQRDLMDAIDNKNFPKWALKIQVMTDDQSKKFKWNPFDLTKIWTHKDYPLIDVGIMELNETPKNYFAEVEQAAFAPAHVIDGISYSPDKMLQGRLLSYPDAHRYRLGVNYEQIPVNKCPFAVNNYQRDGFMRVDGNSGSDPNYHPNSFDDIYVDESYKEQPMVLDSNIAGWYDRNAPGEDDHFTQPGLLFSKVMNDKDRKNLISNIVTAMSGITGPKKDEIINRQLSHFYRADVRLGTSVAEGLGVKIDEKFLAQA from the coding sequence ATGAAAGAAAAAAAGCGTAAACTTACAACTGCTTCAGGTAAACCCTACACAGAACACGAAGATACTATGACCGTTGGAGCACGTGGTCCAATCCTTTTACAGGATTATATTTACCACGAGAAAATGGCACATTTTAACCGTGAGCGAATTCCCGAACGAATTGTTCATGCAAAAGGAACCGGTGCTTTTGGAACATTTACTGTTACCCACGATATTACAAAATACACCCGCGCAAAACTTTTTAGCAAAATTGGCAACAAGTGCAGAATGCTTGCCCGTTTTTCTACAGTCGGTGGTGAAAAGGGAAGCGCTGATAGTGAACGGGATCCACGTGGTTTTGCTTTAAAATTTTATACAGAAGATGGAAACTGGGACCTTGTAGGTAATAATACCCCGGTATTTTTCATTAAAGATCCAAAGAAATTCGATGATTTTATTCATACCCAAAAACGTGAACCAAGAACAAATTTAAAAAGCCCAACTATGATGTGGGATTATTGGTCGCTAAATCCTGAAAGCTTACATCAGGTAATTATCTTAATGAGTGACCGCGGTACACCATTTAGTTATAGAAATATGAATGGATATGGCAGCCACACTTATTCGATGATTAATAAAAAAAATGAAAAGATATGGGTGAAGTTTCACTTTAAAACATTGCAGGGTATTAAAAACTTTACTGGACCAGAAGCTGAACTAATGCGTGGAAAAGACCCGGATCATGCTCAGCGGGATTTAATGGATGCAATCGATAATAAAAATTTCCCGAAGTGGGCATTAAAAATTCAGGTGATGACAGATGATCAGTCAAAGAAATTTAAATGGAATCCATTTGATCTGACAAAGATTTGGACACATAAAGATTATCCGTTGATTGACGTTGGCATTATGGAATTGAATGAAACCCCAAAAAATTATTTTGCAGAAGTAGAACAAGCTGCCTTTGCACCAGCACATGTAATTGATGGAATTAGCTACTCACCTGATAAAATGCTGCAGGGAAGGTTGCTTTCTTATCCGGATGCACACCGTTACAGACTTGGGGTTAATTACGAACAAATTCCAGTAAATAAATGTCCATTTGCAGTTAACAATTATCAGCGCGATGGTTTTATGCGTGTTGATGGAAATAGTGGAAGTGATCCAAATTACCACCCAAACAGTTTTGATGATATTTATGTTGATGAAAGCTATAAGGAGCAACCAATGGTTCTGGATTCCAATATTGCTGGCTGGTATGATAGAAATGCACCGGGAGAAGATGATCATTTTACACAGCCGGGTTTGCTTTTTAGTAAAGTTATGAATGATAAGGATAGGAAAAACCTCATTAGCAACATTGTTACTGCAATGAGCGGGATTACAGGACCTAAAAAGGATGAAATAATTAATCGTCAACTCAGTCATTTTTATCGTGCTGATGTAAGGTTGGGTACAAGTGTAGCAGAAGGATTAGGTGTTAAAATTGATGAAAAATTTCTGGCACAAGCTTAG
- the rfbB gene encoding dTDP-glucose 4,6-dehydratase has product MKNILVTGGAGFIGSNYINFILQERDDYRIINLDKLTYAGNLENLKEAEDNPNYHFVRGDITNSELVNYLFQKFEIKYVINFAAESHVDRSILGSEVFFRTNVIGTNVLLEASRRFEVEKFLQVSTDEVYGSLGATGLFTESTPLSPNSPYSSSKAAADMMVMSFHHTFGLPVVITRCSNNYGQLQFPEKLIPLIIINCMNNKKLPVYGDGLNVRDWIYVIDHNKAINLVFEKGRIGEVYNIGASQEMKNLEIVKLVLKNLGKTEELIEYVKDRPGHDRRYAIDSSKIQNELGWKPIFKFEEAIVHTIEWYKKNKSWWERIISGEYQKYYESLYSNR; this is encoded by the coding sequence ATGAAAAACATTCTTGTAACGGGTGGCGCTGGGTTTATTGGCAGCAATTATATCAACTTTATTTTGCAGGAAAGAGATGATTATAGAATCATCAATCTTGATAAACTTACTTATGCCGGAAATTTAGAAAATCTGAAAGAAGCGGAGGATAATCCCAATTATCATTTTGTTAGAGGTGATATAACAAATTCTGAATTGGTGAATTATCTTTTTCAGAAGTTTGAAATAAAATATGTAATTAACTTTGCAGCAGAAAGTCATGTTGATAGAAGCATCCTTGGTTCAGAAGTATTTTTCAGAACCAACGTAATTGGTACAAACGTTTTACTTGAAGCATCGCGCAGGTTTGAAGTAGAAAAATTCCTCCAGGTTTCTACCGATGAAGTTTATGGCAGTCTTGGGGCAACAGGATTATTTACTGAATCAACCCCGCTTTCACCAAATAGCCCATATTCATCAAGTAAAGCTGCGGCTGATATGATGGTAATGTCTTTTCATCATACTTTTGGATTACCAGTTGTAATAACACGATGTTCGAACAATTATGGACAGCTTCAATTTCCTGAAAAGTTAATTCCGCTAATTATTATTAATTGCATGAACAATAAAAAACTTCCTGTTTATGGCGATGGCTTAAACGTGCGTGATTGGATTTATGTAATTGATCATAACAAAGCAATCAATTTAGTTTTTGAAAAGGGAAGAATTGGTGAAGTTTATAATATCGGGGCTAGCCAGGAGATGAAGAATTTGGAAATTGTAAAACTGGTTTTAAAAAATCTTGGCAAGACAGAAGAACTTATCGAATATGTTAAAGACCGCCCTGGTCACGACAGACGTTACGCAATTGATTCATCAAAAATTCAAAATGAGCTTGGCTGGAAGCCGATATTCAAATTTGAAGAAGCAATTGTTCACACGATTGAATGGTACAAAAAAAATAAAAGCTGGTGGGAAAGGATAATCTCCGGCGAATACCAGAAGTATTACGAATCGCTTTATAGTAACAGATGA